Part of the Mytilus galloprovincialis chromosome 14, xbMytGall1.hap1.1, whole genome shotgun sequence genome is shown below.
gatcatagctaaaaaatgtaattataagtatcgaATGCTTaattttgtaacttcatagggttgtaaaagcgttgaccgtgcacacatttttagaatgaagcgtttccacgctttatacaaaatgtactttggtcaatgcttttacaccccaatgaagttacaaaagaagcattcaattcataaataaaggaaatttttattctgaaaagaGTGCCTGAGATCTGTGATTTAGAGTAGTTTGTCTCTTTGCTCAAAGAAAGTTAGTGATGATGAAGGTCGGTTTGACcttgcttaattttttttcttttttttttcctataaCATATAAACACGGGTTGTATGCTTTcagataacaaaaagcatatttataagataacaaaataattctttattttggtatatattaattttaaacatttcaaaacaaataaaagaaattctataatatataaatgtCGTTGATAAACTAATGAAAAATGTGGGTATCTAGTACATTTCAGATTTTGTAACgattttaaattcattaaaaaagacTACATGTATAAGATAAAATTATAACCCTGTTCAAGGTAGACAATCAACATATTGACTTTATGAAATTAATCATAGACTCATAGTTGAAAGGAATATAACTCTTGTatacaaatgacacatcaatCGAATTATTTAGCTGCGAATTTGTCCGCCACCTTCAAGgaagattctaaattatcaatataaccacaAGTTGTTGATCTATAGCCCTTTCCGATAACTAGGTTATTTCCCTTTAGGCATTCTCCGCTATCGGAGATTTACTGCTTCCGGTAGGTACACTTACCAGCGTCCATAACAACGCCCACTTCATCAATTACTAGTTTACTATATATCGACATCTACGTGAACCAGGACAGTTTTTATAGATAGCAATGGCAAGTGACTTCAATACTTGGAAAAAGAAAGAGTTACAGGATTTTCTGAAGAAGTGTAACCAACCAACTTTCGGAAATAAGCCTGAATTAATAGAGCGGGCAAAAGGGGCTAAAGATCTGGGCCTAGACATAAACAATAATGCACCCCGAGATGATATAAAGTCGCCTCTTCTCACGCCATTAGGTGAACATTTACCCAGTCCAACAGAATTAAAAGAGGGTTGGTCAACTAATTGTGACCAATTTCCGGACTTTACACACAAAGAACTATATAACTTTTTAGTTTTAAGTAGACATAGATCTTACGATGCCAGTGAAATGGGAGCTAGACGTCAACTGAAGGCAAAGGTTTTTTACCAAGAAGGACACATTTCTAACATTAATTGCCACCAAATATCTGAAAAGTGCTCCCACTGTATCATCAAGTGCCACTGTCTCCCATCTATACCAACAAAGGATAAGAAAAAGAAGCCAGCATACCAGACTTGGGTGTATTTGTCGAAGGTTACTGGGAGAGTTCATAATGCTGAGTGCAACTGTGTAGCAGGGTAAGTCTctttagaatgttttttttttgcaaaatgtaTGAACAATCCTCAATATAAAGCAAACATTAATTTGTTCATGCATCATCTGCAttccatttttatttaaaatgattctactgctagaaataaaataaagttgattttgttgatcttgtaatGTAAAAATGAACccgtaaaaaatattttcaatattaatgaTTTTAATCTCCTCTATTATTTcattttagggagctaccatttgatttttatgggggggctaggatgaaatttgaaaaatataggcaggacaggagttttgagtaaaaaaaaaaggcaggatgagacactttgcaaaaaaaaaaggcaggatgacaatttaggtaaaaaaaagtcaggataaactaataaaaaaaaaggcaggacagaatagagtaaaaaataaaaaggcaggactgagattacaactaaaaaaaaatgcaggacaaaatttttcatcctagcccccccccataaaaatcaaatggtagctcccttatgacTTTTAATAATAGTATGATTATTCCAAAATTAagttatttggatttttttcttcattattcaaCCATTTGAGTTAtgtttacatacatttttttatattgttagtACAGTTACTATTGCATATTTACacatattcattaaaaaaaaatatgcacataataaatgactatttttttttaatctcatttatatcaaataatcATATTCAATTTCATTGTCACTGTATATGTTATTTCCTGTTATCAGCTGGTAATGAGACCAAGCTGTGCAGGCAGACTACATTTTGTACCTGTAAAATTGCATGTTTTcctgtaataaataaatatactggACCAATTAAGATTAACTTGTAGGTGTCATGTTGTAAATTGAATTAAATCATTTCAAAGTTAAATATTTAAAGCAACATGAAATGATTACATGTACTTACTAATCATTAATTAGAGCATGGAAATAATATAACAACCATTTTTATAATGTAGAAgcaagtttatttttattatcttaatgTACATTTCCTATCTATTTCTAATCTAGTTCCaataaattaatgtttatattgttactaaagttttattttgaagtgtttcaacaattgttttgtttttatagttatttgaCTACAAGTATTGATATAGAAGTTTTTTTGCAGGGCTGGAGAATCCTGTAGTCACATAGCAGCTCTTCTATATGGCATAGCAGACATAACACAACAAAAATATTCTGGCAAGATTGCACCAACCTCAAAGGCTTGTGAATGGATAAAGCCACGCAACAGAAACCTGTCTCCAAAAAAATCTCAAGAAATGGTATTCAATAAATTTAAGTCTCCAGATAGAAAAGTTTCCCTTTACAGTGTAAATGCATCGTTCTCGAAAGATCTGTCAACTCCAGCAATTCTGAGCTTTAAGGAAAGACTTATGAATGTAAACCCTGATGCTGGCTGGTTAATGAACTTTCCACAAATATCAGATTCATGTGAGAATAATACAAGTATATCAACATTGCCAAAACTTCATAACATTAACTTTTCATACATGGATACAGTTGATATTACTAGTATTGAGTgtgttcaacattttttatccTATTTTGATAGTTTGAAAATAACAAAGGATGATTGTAGTAAAATTGAAGTAGCTACAAGAGAGCAACACAAAAACCCTTTATGGAAACAGGTACGCAGAGGGCGTCTAACGGCTTCAAAGTTTGGCAATATTGTCAGGAGAAAGGTTGACACTGAACCTGACAACCTCATAAAGTATCTTTTAGATTACACACCAAGTTTCACAAATGCAGCAATCAGCTGGGGCAAAGATCATGAGCAAATAGCTATTGATAGCTACCTCATTCGTGTAAGGGAGAGTCATCCACCACTCACAGCTACAAAAAATGGTGTCATTATAAATGAGAATTTGCCACATTTGGGTGCTACTCCTGATGGATTAGTCTATTGTCCACATTGTAATCCATATCATGGTGTGATTGAGGTTAAATGTCCTTATGCCCTAAGAGACATGCATCCGTTGGAAGCGGCAAGGCAGAGCAATTTTTGTTGTGAACTGGATAATTTTGGGCGTTTAAGACTTAAACGTAGTCATTCTTATTATTATCAAGTTCAGGGACAATTAGCTATAACTAAACGTGCATGGTGTCACTTTGTTGTTTGGACCAATAAAGGAATGGAGTTTGAAAGAATATGCTATGACAAAGAACTTTGGGAAAACATCATGTTACctaagttaaatgcatttttctGTAGTGCCATTGTACCAGAACTATTTACAAGCCGTGTAAAACGAAGGCTGAAATTGTACAATTAACTCTCCGACTAATTCCTTAAATGTGCAACAATGTTTTCGAACAAAAgataatttattgttttaaaatttcataatgtTACTTAAACACCAGAATAAGAGACATGTACAACCTACATACATGTGCctgattatatttatatattctagCCAAAAATAATCATGGCAGTTGTGAGTACacgcattaaacatgttaaaatttattttagttaTCTTTCTCTTATAGTATTTCTGAAATGCACACAAGAAAAGTCATataaattactgtggattcattcatttttaatttattgtggtatacaactttttttcaatttgtagagGGAAAATCATGGACGTCACttgatcaaataaaaatgaaaaagtcttGAGAATGGGTAAACCTGAAAGACTGTCATGTCAGAAATTTATTCTGGAATGAACACCAAAAATCTGAACCCTACAATATAATTTGCAATTAAAGGTTCAAATTATCCTACATTAAAACAAGATTTTCACCATGGTgtgcttcaacatgttcaaatattaaaaaagctATACAATTTTGTGAAGTACAGTGACTGATATTAGATATCAGGATGTCATGATTGCTGTTCTGTGTCAGAGATGTATAAACcacaaatcattttatttatacaggTAAATGCATGGTTTGGCTAAATATGTTCTGGATATGATGgtatatgggttttgctcattattgaagttCTCAAGGCAAACTACATGTCATTGGTTTTCTGGTGAATActtttctcatttgcaatcacaACACATCTCCTAGTATTATAAAATCAACATACTATGAATGATCAATCAATGctgaaaaatgtttatttgtatcATGTTGATATTAATTTATTCCTTGTATATCATGCTAATAATACATATATGTAAACAGTATCTACAAGtaaacatttcttaaaatcataGAACTAGATAAATTAAAtgtactttatacatgtatatataaatgcaaaatcaatagatacatgtacaatttaaGAGAATTTCATCCATATTTTGAAGTTGGTTGTGTATTTACAAAGAAATATTcatcaacattttaatttttaaccaaAACATGCAAAAAATAGGCCTTTTATTTACTGAAAGTAGCTCCCTTTTCACAAATTAATATGCATATCAAAATAGAAGGTAGAACATCCAAAGTTTCATTTGGGGTCATAaataaacatttgtatatatgtacTTATTTTTGGAGTTTTTGtgtatttgaaaattgtttactGACAGAAGGACAAAGTGAAAACAGTCATGTGACAAGTATTTACAAGTAAAACAATTATAACTTATTGTTGAATAAGAGGTGGTAGCAAATTGCAAAGAGCacaaacaataaatacaatcTTTGAAACTTTTTCTGACATGGAAATTGGCATTACTCCTTGTATTATACGGAAGTTTTTAATTCTTTCCATGGCACGCTCAACATGTATTCTAAGATTAGCTATCCTCCTCGTTTTTTCAACTTCATGTTTTGtcaatttaccattttttttgGTTGGTGGTACTATGAGATAAATTCCTTTCGGAGTACACATATCAGATATAAGAAATCCTTTATCCCCCATTATTGCATCACCTGGATCACACTTGTTAATAAGACCACtggattttgttatttgtttatctgATATACTACCTGACCAAAGGTCAGACACATGAGTAATCACACCATTCGGGCTTATTCCTATTAAAACTTTCCATGTCATATGTGACTTGTAGTCAGAGTACATTCTTCCTTTATTAGATAATGACTGTGGCGTTTCTGTGAATATTTCAGTACAATCTATAATTACACGACAATTTGGATACCTCCTTTTAAAACTGTCAGGCATATTACATTTGACAGTTTCTCTATCAGGCCAGGCAACAAGAAAATGTAAATGTTCATACATTAAATCAAtccatttgttaaatattttactaCAAGTAGAAACAGAAATATTAAAACGACGTGCCAAGTCCTGAGTAAGTAAACCCAGACGCAACCGCATTAGAACCATAAATAATTCATCCACACCTCTAAGTTTTTGAGGTCTGCCTCCAGTCTCTggctcaacaatttttatatttgacataatatgttcatacaataaataaaatgtcGGCTTATTAGGTAAACCTGTATAAAATGTAACTTCCTCACTACTGATATCGTCAATAGTTAAAAATGGTAGTGTGGCATTTACTTCAGCATCTGTGATAGGGTATACAGTATAAGGTtggttttctttttctgttgttAAAGTATCAGTCTGTGAACTAAAGTCATTTAACGTTCCAGTACATGTTTTTCCGCATTGTGTTTCCTGATTAAATTTAGAGCTGATATGTGATGGATCAATATAACCACAGTAATCGTTCAATCTAACAGAAGTATTAATAGTAGAAGGACTGTCAACAGTGAAAAAATGTTTACTTGGATCATCAGCTATGCCATTATTTGCCTCTTCATTTCCATCACAAATGATATCACGATCTGTTTCATCTTCAGTACTAGTACAATCATTGTTTTCCTCAAATTCTTTAAAAGATGAATCAAACTGAAAAAAGGAgggcaaaatcaaatacatgtatgggAAGCAAAATTCTGCTAATTTACATAACTTTTAAGGATTaaatacacacacatatatatatatatatataaagtcatggaatacatatatacaaaaatatgctTCAGGATGCATAAGTGTCAATATTAATTATTGTACTGGGTGTACATGTAGGCACTAAAAAAGAGAACCATATGATACATGTGCTTTTCTTATTCTTTCAATTGGGTCAGTGTATGCTATACCGGCTAATAAAAGATGGAGATAAAATTCCCAGGGCAAACGATGATTGAAGTCATGTAAATGAAATAacactttttaatttttgtacataGACACCTTTATGGCTTTAAGCATCTGATATTGCCATAGAAATCATATATACacgaaattataataaattacacCAGTATTGTAACGAAAactttttaattaatttcttAAAAACACTAAAACAAATGATTTATAGACATGTGTATGGTGAACGTCCGACatctttttaaatcaaaatattttaaatagacAATTAGAACTTTTTACATTGTTTAGAAATCACAGCAAATACTTACGTTTGTGGTCTTAAATATCTTGTGATCAAATATTGAAGGCAATGGGTGATCTTTTGTTGGACCTCTCTTCGTTATGAAATGCTCTGAACAAAGCCTTGAACAACTTGT
Proteins encoded:
- the LOC143058383 gene encoding uncharacterized protein LOC143058383 yields the protein MASDFNTWKKKELQDFLKKCNQPTFGNKPELIERAKGAKDLGLDINNNAPRDDIKSPLLTPLGEHLPSPTELKEGWSTNCDQFPDFTHKELYNFLVLSRHRSYDASEMGARRQLKAKVFYQEGHISNINCHQISEKCSHCIIKCHCLPSIPTKDKKKKPAYQTWVYLSKVTGRVHNAECNCVAGAGESCSHIAALLYGIADITQQKYSGKIAPTSKACEWIKPRNRNLSPKKSQEMVFNKFKSPDRKVSLYSVNASFSKDLSTPAILSFKERLMNVNPDAGWLMNFPQISDSCENNTSISTLPKLHNINFSYMDTVDITSIECVQHFLSYFDSLKITKDDCSKIEVATREQHKNPLWKQVRRGRLTASKFGNIVRRKVDTEPDNLIKYLLDYTPSFTNAAISWGKDHEQIAIDSYLIRVRESHPPLTATKNGVIINENLPHLGATPDGLVYCPHCNPYHGVIEVKCPYALRDMHPLEAARQSNFCCELDNFGRLRLKRSHSYYYQVQGQLAITKRAWCHFVVWTNKGMEFERICYDKELWENIMLPKLNAFFCSAIVPELFTSRVKRRLKLYN
- the LOC143058384 gene encoding uncharacterized protein LOC143058384 encodes the protein MGKLYCCATNCHNYSGKSVNDNTVTLHRFPVNRRHKSIWQCRVSRKQWKPTSCSRLCSEHFITKRGPTKDHPLPSIFDHKIFKTTNFDSSFKEFEENNDCTSTEDETDRDIICDGNEEANNGIADDPSKHFFTVDSPSTINTSVRLNDYCGYIDPSHISSKFNQETQCGKTCTGTLNDFSSQTDTLTTEKENQPYTVYPITDAEVNATLPFLTIDDISSEEVTFYTGLPNKPTFYLLYEHIMSNIKIVEPETGGRPQKLRGVDELFMVLMRLRLGLLTQDLARRFNISVSTCSKIFNKWIDLMYEHLHFLVAWPDRETVKCNMPDSFKRRYPNCRVIIDCTEIFTETPQSLSNKGRMYSDYKSHMTWKVLIGISPNGVITHVSDLWSGSISDKQITKSSGLINKCDPGDAIMGDKGFLISDMCTPKGIYLIVPPTKKNGKLTKHEVEKTRRIANLRIHVERAMERIKNFRIIQGVMPISMSEKVSKIVFIVCALCNLLPPLIQQ